One stretch of Cellulomonas wangsupingiae DNA includes these proteins:
- a CDS encoding alpha/beta fold hydrolase, whose protein sequence is MSLTIPGFTYHRVGTAPGVALHTAVAGSGPAVVLLHGFPQTHVMWRHVAADLARDHTVICPDLRGYGESDKPAEADEHTYAKRTMAADVVAVARALGHERFALAGHDRGALVALRAGLDHPDAVTHLLTLDVLPTLDMWDVLHGADAKVAWHLYLMAQPVGVPEPMIEAVADTFFASFLDGWVADPAAIGPEHRAEYLRASREAVPSIVADYRASAGVDVTHDREDRAAGRVLTMPVTAVQQDWGAALGYDAAALWGAWAADLDHRTTRAGHFMAEEAPGEVVAALRGLLAR, encoded by the coding sequence ATGTCCCTGACCATCCCCGGCTTCACCTACCACCGCGTCGGGACGGCGCCCGGTGTCGCGCTGCACACCGCCGTGGCAGGCAGCGGGCCCGCCGTCGTCCTGCTGCACGGCTTCCCCCAGACGCACGTCATGTGGCGTCATGTCGCCGCCGACCTCGCGCGGGACCACACGGTCATCTGCCCCGACCTGCGCGGCTACGGCGAGAGCGACAAGCCCGCCGAGGCGGACGAGCACACGTACGCCAAGCGGACCATGGCGGCCGACGTCGTCGCCGTGGCCCGCGCCCTGGGGCACGAGCGGTTCGCGCTCGCGGGGCACGACCGGGGCGCGCTCGTCGCACTGCGCGCCGGCCTCGACCACCCCGACGCCGTCACGCACCTGCTGACGCTCGACGTGCTGCCGACCCTCGACATGTGGGACGTGCTGCACGGCGCCGACGCGAAGGTCGCCTGGCACCTGTACCTGATGGCGCAGCCCGTGGGTGTGCCGGAGCCGATGATCGAGGCGGTCGCGGACACGTTCTTCGCGTCCTTCCTCGACGGGTGGGTCGCCGATCCTGCCGCGATCGGGCCCGAGCACCGCGCGGAGTACCTGCGGGCGAGCCGCGAGGCCGTGCCGTCGATCGTCGCGGACTACCGGGCGTCCGCGGGCGTCGACGTGACGCACGACCGCGAGGACCGCGCCGCGGGACGCGTGCTGACGATGCCGGTCACGGCGGTGCAGCAGGACTGGGGTGCGGCGCTGGGGTACGACGCGGCCGCGCTGTGGGGAGCCTGGGCCGCCGACCTCGACCACCGCACCACGCGCGCGGGGCACTTCATGGCCGAGGAGGCGCCGGGCGAGGTCGTCGCGGCGCTGCGAGGGCTGCTCGCCCGCTGA
- a CDS encoding haloacid dehalogenase-like hydrolase: MPDRKRHAPTVRDDVGAATRDAARRADPSRGSTRRSRLTRRQGVRPQVLPSWVDGPTRSAVVDFVSRVSDRGGPDFVEPPARVAVVDDDGTLWCEKPVPVQLDFTIGRLAEVAGRDPTLRAGQPWRAAHTRDLHWMGTAMVKHYHGDGRDLRLLVAAIGEAFEDVTVDQYEARVRAFFAGTAHPTLHVPYRACVYGPMIELLDYLRDNGFTVYVAPGGDCDFVRPVAGDLYGVPPERLIGSTVGLTYRHDDAGQPLYKGAMDVVDDGALKPVRIWNRTGRRPILSVGNSNADLPMLTFSGTGDGPALRLLVLHDDDEREFEYVAGAEEVLAAAVSRGWVVVSMRNDWSSVFTGGPG; encoded by the coding sequence ATGCCCGACAGGAAGCGGCACGCCCCGACGGTCCGCGACGACGTCGGGGCGGCCACGCGGGACGCGGCACGGCGGGCCGACCCGTCGCGCGGCAGCACGCGACGGTCGCGCCTGACACGTCGCCAGGGCGTGCGCCCGCAGGTGCTGCCGAGCTGGGTGGACGGGCCCACGCGGTCGGCGGTGGTGGACTTCGTCAGCCGGGTCAGCGACCGGGGCGGCCCGGACTTCGTCGAGCCGCCGGCCCGTGTCGCCGTCGTCGACGACGACGGCACGCTGTGGTGCGAGAAGCCCGTGCCCGTGCAGCTCGACTTCACGATCGGCCGGCTGGCCGAGGTGGCGGGGCGCGACCCGACGCTGCGCGCGGGCCAGCCCTGGCGGGCGGCGCACACGCGTGACCTGCACTGGATGGGCACGGCGATGGTCAAGCACTACCACGGGGACGGCCGTGACCTGCGGCTGCTCGTGGCGGCGATCGGGGAGGCCTTCGAGGACGTCACCGTCGACCAGTACGAGGCGCGCGTGCGGGCGTTCTTCGCCGGCACCGCCCACCCGACGCTCCACGTGCCGTACCGCGCGTGCGTGTACGGGCCGATGATCGAGCTCCTGGACTACCTGCGGGACAACGGCTTCACCGTGTACGTCGCACCCGGTGGCGACTGCGACTTCGTACGGCCCGTCGCGGGGGACCTCTACGGCGTGCCCCCCGAGCGCCTCATCGGCAGCACCGTCGGGCTCACGTACCGGCACGACGACGCGGGTCAGCCCCTCTACAAGGGGGCGATGGACGTGGTCGACGACGGCGCCCTCAAGCCCGTCCGGATCTGGAACCGGACAGGTCGGCGTCCGATCCTCTCGGTGGGGAACTCGAACGCCGACCTGCCGATGCTGACCTTCTCCGGTACGGGTGACGGCCCCGCCCTGCGCCTGCTGGTGCTGCACGACGACGACGAGCGCGAGTTCGAGTACGTCGCGGGCGCGGAGGAGGTGCTGGCGGCGGCGGTGAGCCGCGGGTGGGTGGTCGTCAGCATGAGGAACGACTGGAGCAGCGTGTTCACCGGCGGACCGGGGTAG
- a CDS encoding serine hydrolase domain-containing protein, with product MPVHTRPLARPARRRQWLAAATVACTFTGAALVAPGAAVAGDHGHGHGKPRPDVVQQTLDRLVDEHGVPGALATVTDRKGRERHLVAGVADLATGAPVPVDGQVRIGSDSKTFLAAVVLQLVGEGVVDLDAPVETYLPGVVHGEGVDGTVVTVRDLLQHTSGIGDYTSGPPFVVDGAPSLLALKDWYVEPYELVDLGLARPATPHGTFAYSNTNYVLAGLVVQRVTQRPLGEVVTERIIEPLGLADTYVPGRGEQAIRGAHPDGHHAEPAGSGLFEHTDIDPSSAWAAGDIVSTPSDVTAFFRALLGGKVLQPAELAEMTTTIPMGMGLPADWRYGLGLMSMDLSCGGQVWGHGGTIPGYQVEGGVSPDGRRGVTVATTTMHGMLGDAGPAVSTEVIGLVDTVLCS from the coding sequence ATGCCCGTCCACACCCGCCCGCTCGCCCGCCCCGCCCGCCGGCGCCAGTGGCTCGCCGCGGCCACCGTGGCCTGCACCTTCACCGGCGCCGCCCTGGTGGCGCCCGGCGCGGCCGTCGCCGGCGACCACGGGCACGGGCACGGCAAGCCACGCCCGGACGTCGTCCAGCAGACCCTCGACCGGCTCGTCGACGAGCACGGGGTCCCCGGCGCGCTGGCGACGGTGACGGACCGCAAGGGCCGCGAGCGCCACCTCGTCGCCGGGGTCGCGGACCTGGCCACCGGTGCGCCCGTGCCCGTCGACGGGCAGGTGCGCATCGGCAGCGACTCCAAGACGTTCCTCGCCGCGGTCGTGCTGCAGCTCGTCGGCGAGGGGGTCGTCGACCTGGACGCACCCGTCGAGACGTACCTGCCGGGCGTCGTGCACGGCGAGGGCGTCGACGGCACCGTCGTCACCGTGCGCGACCTGCTGCAGCACACCAGCGGGATCGGCGACTACACGAGCGGGCCGCCGTTCGTCGTCGACGGTGCCCCGTCCCTGCTGGCGCTGAAGGACTGGTACGTCGAGCCGTACGAGCTCGTCGACCTCGGGCTGGCGCGACCGGCGACGCCGCACGGGACGTTCGCCTACAGCAACACCAACTACGTGCTCGCGGGCCTCGTGGTGCAGCGGGTCACGCAGCGGCCGCTGGGCGAGGTCGTCACCGAGCGCATCATCGAGCCGCTGGGCCTGGCGGACACGTACGTGCCGGGCCGGGGCGAGCAGGCCATCCGCGGCGCGCACCCCGACGGGCACCACGCCGAGCCCGCGGGGTCGGGGCTGTTCGAGCACACCGACATCGACCCGTCGTCCGCGTGGGCCGCGGGCGACATCGTGTCCACGCCGAGCGACGTGACCGCGTTCTTCCGTGCGCTCCTGGGCGGCAAGGTGCTGCAGCCGGCCGAGCTGGCGGAGATGACGACCACCATCCCGATGGGCATGGGGCTGCCCGCCGACTGGCGCTACGGGCTCGGCCTGATGTCGATGGACCTCAGCTGCGGCGGGCAGGTCTGGGGCCACGGCGGGACGATCCCCGGCTACCAGGTCGAGGGCGGCGTCTCGCCGGACGGCCGCCGCGGCGTGACGGTGGCGACGACGACGATGCACGGCATGCTGGGGGACGCGGGCCCGGCGGTCTCGACCGAGGTCATCGGCCTCGTCGACACGGTCCTGTGCTCGTGA
- a CDS encoding pirin family protein encodes MTNLEARPDEQVCVAGPAADVQLVEPRDVPLGGPRAMTVRRTLPSRARSLVGPFCFADHYGPDDVAATGGMDVPPHPHTGLQTVTWLFEGAVLHRDALGSEQTIAPGQLNLMTAGRGICHSEEATPARFPGQPVLHGVQLWTVLPESARHGDRAFEHVADVPRLTVDGAQLQVFLGRLGGVESPARAYSPLVAAQVDVPAGARVTLPVDPAFEHAVLVDAGALRFEGHDVPPAWLAYAPPGRDALVLEAGDAPVRAVLVGGTPFDEPMLMWWNFVARTHEEVVEARAQWQAAIAGDPAGPGRFGEVQGYAGPPLPAPELPNVRLRPRER; translated from the coding sequence GTGACCAACCTCGAGGCGCGCCCCGACGAGCAGGTGTGCGTCGCCGGCCCTGCCGCGGACGTCCAGCTCGTCGAGCCGCGCGACGTGCCGCTCGGCGGGCCACGGGCCATGACCGTGCGGCGCACGCTGCCGTCGCGGGCCCGCTCGCTCGTCGGTCCGTTCTGCTTCGCGGACCACTACGGGCCCGACGACGTCGCCGCGACGGGCGGCATGGACGTGCCGCCGCACCCGCACACGGGCCTGCAGACCGTGACGTGGCTCTTCGAGGGTGCGGTGCTGCACCGGGACGCGCTCGGCTCGGAGCAGACGATCGCACCGGGGCAGCTCAACCTGATGACGGCCGGCCGCGGCATCTGCCACAGCGAGGAGGCGACGCCCGCGCGGTTCCCGGGGCAGCCCGTGCTGCACGGCGTGCAGCTGTGGACCGTGCTGCCCGAGTCGGCACGCCACGGCGACCGCGCGTTCGAGCACGTCGCCGACGTGCCGCGCCTGACGGTCGACGGCGCGCAGCTGCAGGTGTTCCTGGGCAGGCTGGGCGGGGTCGAGTCCCCGGCGCGCGCGTACTCCCCGCTGGTCGCCGCACAGGTCGACGTCCCCGCGGGCGCCCGCGTGACGCTCCCGGTCGACCCGGCGTTCGAGCACGCCGTGCTGGTCGACGCCGGCGCGCTGCGGTTCGAGGGGCACGACGTGCCCCCCGCGTGGCTCGCGTACGCACCGCCGGGGCGCGACGCGCTCGTCCTCGAGGCCGGCGACGCGCCCGTGCGCGCGGTGCTGGTCGGCGGCACGCCGTTCGACGAGCCCATGCTCATGTGGTGGAACTTCGTGGCCCGCACGCACGAGGAGGTCGTCGAGGCGCGCGCGCAGTGGCAGGCCGCGATCGCGGGCGACCCGGCAGGGCCGGGCCGGTTCGGCGAGGTGCAGGGCTACGCGGGCCCGCCGCTGCCCGCCCCCGAGCTGCCGAACGTCCGGCTGCGCCCCCGCGAGCGCTGA
- a CDS encoding dihydrofolate reductase family protein — protein sequence MTPTPTGGTAMATVVSTLFISLDGVAEIDPAWHFPYFDDAMGAGVGEDYEDVDVLVLGRVTYDSFAGAWPDREAAGGDDASFAQQLGDTRKLVATRGSQDLGWRNVERTDDVVAAVRALEDDPSVGKVLVAGSISVVRQLLDAGLLDELRLFVHPVAARTGERLFAEADTIQTFALRRADPYPAGVIKLVYAPAGLPGAATYDDAKEHLPEA from the coding sequence GTGACCCCCACCCCGACCGGAGGTACCGCCATGGCGACCGTCGTCTCGACCCTGTTCATCTCGCTCGACGGCGTGGCCGAGATCGATCCCGCCTGGCACTTCCCGTACTTCGACGACGCCATGGGCGCCGGTGTCGGCGAGGACTACGAGGACGTCGACGTGCTGGTGCTCGGCCGCGTCACGTACGACTCGTTCGCCGGCGCGTGGCCCGACCGGGAGGCCGCGGGCGGCGACGACGCGTCGTTCGCGCAGCAGCTCGGCGACACCCGCAAGCTCGTCGCGACGCGCGGCAGCCAGGACCTCGGGTGGCGCAACGTCGAGCGCACGGACGACGTCGTCGCCGCCGTGCGGGCGCTCGAGGACGACCCGTCGGTCGGCAAGGTGCTGGTCGCCGGCTCGATCTCGGTGGTCCGCCAGCTCCTCGACGCCGGCCTGCTCGACGAGCTGCGCCTGTTCGTCCACCCCGTCGCCGCGCGCACCGGCGAGCGGCTGTTCGCCGAGGCCGACACGATCCAGACGTTCGCGCTGCGGAGAGCCGACCCGTACCCGGCGGGCGTGATCAAGCTGGTCTACGCCCCGGCCGGCCTGCCCGGGGCCGCGACGTACGACGACGCGAAGGAGCACCTGCCGGAGGCGTGA